One genomic region from Labeo rohita strain BAU-BD-2019 chromosome 7, IGBB_LRoh.1.0, whole genome shotgun sequence encodes:
- the LOC127168092 gene encoding NACHT and WD repeat domain-containing protein 2 isoform X1 — MKRMNPRWKSPPMWPSGVGNRQPCPRESALRRAAISGNVLALPPFHVPTGRSVRVFICANPDDTEAERNALKEHVYPKLRDFCRENYGIEFQVVDLYWGIDPEEWDSPELQRLRMKLLEECLKTSAGPCFVGLIGEKYGSIRVPGEVESAEFEMILDAAVEAGLDTRILEEWYCRDENSVPPAYYLKPKAEMLKNYQNSMESSTVAKSKNDKAWRAVSEEIKRIFRTSVLQLQEKGTMKSCQAKKFLCSALEDELDFALGKQTPAFLKKCVCYIRKISNFDRFAKLPEMARYMDIVVSADRVMRNQEAYERLLKVRDEFIPMVVAASNLRVYSSVTHCDMKLGYSQEVESHYVEGLCKQFYEDMVDIIQATVQQNFDTETDPLYDEIIQHLSLCKTFSSFYVYKSEALDIVQEYLYPSKGGRITPLVVYGGPCTGKTLLLAEVAKQAYSWLQKEMGPETDPVVIVRFIGSTDFSTDLRTLLQSICEQIAINYRCLIHFLPNKIQEMRELLVNLLGESSFHRPLVIILDALEQLSDVDEARKLWWLPVHLPRTVRIVVSTLPNKHGILQKLRCLIHDEDAYVELMQRDRKACSQTLKQQLLSVKRKVTSGQQIYVNEAMAKCTLPMFVNLIYREVVHWRSHKDVDDKSLCSTVHESIEQLFYSIENKLGSRFVFRALGYITMARAGLTELELEDILSLDNSVLGDIMVSSNLKSPLRISYDFIARLKEELEGYLVERQVRNVTLMVWANRHLHLIAQKLYLSNEEDVHQMHSLLAEYFLGAWAGGRKKIFHCDNNHFASLNISHHRNPHHQQSLHGHDKASADKHSYDRQTPEQPWVFQCNLLEPDIFFVNHRKMTELTYHLTRSGRTDDLMYGVIMNFSWLYTMIKIGQFDKALSDIDLAYSYTQEKELKFLATTLRSIKLKVTKNPASLSAELQQRLLPVVTSLPKLRHLLLECDKDGPKYCSIVPLHSSMDVTYSPERLPLCTSYMQIVEILPTLAPNIVIVALEDGSVSTWDVESRQLIRQIDTAKSVVLGIRLTTDEKYLVVATTKNTLLIYDNHKSCLLSEVEVKGSKHCGITGGVAFINGFTLSSHHALAWLEASKDVNVIDLLYGWPLYQFHCWYEVTCVQCSPDGMYAFCGQYLNTTTIFHLGSGDKLATMTSEFSGGFVKSILILDTIHQMVMIDNEGSLSVWNTKDITNPKLMEDYDCRGDESEVVGIELSEDQRSILICKARSIEVLDTKIWKMAEKFKAKRSEKFVAAVLSKNSQSIIASMENTSSIFVWRRDSGQCMASLIEISGAIVKLIKSTHHNLLLSVASSGVLSVWDIDIITAMSNIDKTGKPIQSLQLSGREDFVYTMDGSEVIHKWNYSTGFIEMVFKHEGLVENCVLTTSGDLMVTSDDKSSQYIWHTTTGENIFRINGQRISQLLITHNDQFVVSLCEQNASRVWRLATGHKVCNILVTLQHALITTANTFLVGTNKNKLLAVSLWSGSVSKKFICDDGITIVNFKLIPDSPDYVVFITSTETVFIWSVADESVCRRVQLPSNFLKNLEDFQISPNGKLGIVSKGDENINVLDLHSGKLRLVHAAGIIWRQKLSRDGRYLVYICFRNCDEDDDAGVVSSLIVMRLADGKSIGTCSLYKTPTYLCLSQRALNIIVGFEDGSIGTYTVVDRVDAALKIKIATSNSRQIVNNASQKVRPKCSTNAFKTIADCVWRESTEVFSRDSPINVSDSGEPETTTPTKKTELLQ; from the exons GGGCTCATTGGAGAGAAGTACGGCAGCATTCGGGTCCCAGGGGAAGTGGAGTCGGCCGAGTTTGAGATGATTTTGGATGCGGCGGTGGAGGCGGGACTAGACACACGGATCTTGGAGGAGTGGTATTGTCGGGATGAGAACTCGGTCCCCCCTGCGTACTACCTAAAACCAAAAGCTGAGATGCTGAAGAACTACCAGAACTCT ATGGAGTCAAGCACCGTAGCAAAATCAAAGAACGACAAGGCTTGGAGGGCAGTCTCAGAGGAAATCAAGAGGATCTTCAGAACCTCTGTTTTACAGCTGCAAGAGAAGGGGACCATGAAGAGCTGTCAGGCCAAGAAATTTCTTTGCTCGG CATTAGAGGATGAACTGGATTTCGCACTGGGCAAGCAGACCCCAGCCTTCCTCAAGAAATGTGTATGTTACATCCGGAAGATATCAAACTTTGACCGTTTCGCCAAACTCCCTGAGATGGCACGCTACATGGACATCGTGGTGAGCGCCGACCGTGTCATGAGAAACCAAGAAGCCTACGAGCGTCTTCTGAAGGTCAGAGACGAGTTCATTCCGATGGTGGTGGCGGCGTCCAATCTTCGAGTCTACTCGTCGGTCACTCACTGTGACATGAAACTTGGCTACTCGCAGGAAGTAGAGAGCCACTACGTCGAAGGTCTGTGTAAACAGTTTTATGAAGACATGGTGGATATCATCCAGGCCACGGTCCAACAGAACTTTGACACAGAGACAGATCCACTCTATGATGAAATTATACAGCACCTGTCGCTGTGCAAgactttttcatctttttacgTGTACAAGAGTGAAGCCTTGGACATAGTCCAGGAGTACCTGTACCCCTCCAAAGGTGGTCGAATAACTCCCCTAGTGGTgtatggaggaccctgcactgGAAAGACATTGTTACTTGCTGAAGTGGCAAAACAG gCTTATTCATGGCTACAAAAAGAGATGGGACCAGAAACAGACCCAGTTGTCATTGTCAGATTCATCGGCTCCACAGACTTCTCTACTGACCTCCGGACCCTGCTACAGAGCATCTGTGAGCAGATTGCCATCAACTATCGGTGCCTGATCCACTTCTTACCAAACAAGATCCAGGAGATGAGGGAGCTGCTGGTGAATTTGCTGGGGGAGTCATCATTTCACCGACCTCTTGTCATCATTCTGGATGCCTTGGAGCAGTTGTCAGATGTTGACGAGGCCCGAAAGCTGTGGTGGCTGCCTGTCCACCTGCCACGCACAGTCCGAATTGTAGTGTCCACCCTGCCTAACAAGCATGGGATACTCCAGAAATTGCGCTGCCTGATACACGACGAGGATGCCTATGTTGAGCTGATGCAAAGAGATCGCAAAGCTTGCAGCCAGACACTTAAACAGCAGCTTCTGAGTGTCAAAAGAAAGGTGACCTCTGGCCAACAGATCTATGTGAATGAGGCGATGGCGAAATGTACACTCCCCATGTTTGTCAACCTCATCTACCGGGAGGTAGTTCACTGGCGGTCGCACAAGGATGTGGACGACAAATCATTGTGTTCTACGGTGCACGAAAGCATTGAGCAGCTTTTCTACTCTATTGAAAACAAGCTTGGCTCACGCTTTGTCTTTCGGGCACTGGGCTACATCACAATGGCACGGGCAGGCCTGACAGAGCTGGAGCTAGAGGATATCTTATCTTTGGACAACAGTGTCCTTGGGGACATCATGGTGAGCTCTAATCTTAAAAGTCCGCTGCGTATTTCGTACGATTTCATAGCCAGGCTAAAAGAAGAACTCGAAGGTTATTTAGTGGAGCGTCAAGTCCGTAACGTAACACTAATGGTGTGGGCAAATCGCCATCTGCATCTTATAGCACAGAAGCTATACCTCAGTAATGAAGAAGATGTACATCAAATGCATAGCCTTTTGGCTGAGTACTTCCTTGGGGCATGGGCAGGAGGTAGAAAGAAGATATTCCACTGCGACAATAATCACTTCGCCTCACTGAATATCTCGCACCATCGAAACCCTCATCACCAGCAGAGCCTTCATGGCCATGACAAAGCTTCTGCTGACAAGCACTCTTATGACAGACAGACACCTGAACAACCCTGGGTGTTCCAGTGTAACTTGCTAGAGCCGGACATCTTCTTTGTCAACCACCGAAAGATGACGGAGCTCACGTACCACCTGACAAGGAGCGGCCGGACAGATGATCTCATGTATGGTGTCATCATGAACTTCAGCTGGCTCTACACTATGATAAAGATAGGGCAGTTTGACAAGGCCCTGTCAGACATTGACCTAGCTTACAGCTACACACAAGAAAAGGAGCTAAAGTTTCTCGCAACCACACTCCGCAGTATAAAGCTTAAAGTGACAAAGAATCCTGCATCGCTGTCTGCTGAACTACAGCAAAGGCTTCTTCCAGTTGTCACATCTCTTCCCAAGCTCAGACACCTCCTTCTTGAATGTGACAAGGATGGTCCCAAATACTGCTCCATTGTGCCACTGCACTCTTCAATGGATGTCACCTACAGTCCCGAGAGATTACCGCTCTGTACCAGCTACATGCAAATAGTGGAGATTCTACCTACGTTAGCTCCAAACATTGTCATTGTGGCCCTCGAAGATGGATCCGTCAGCACGTGGGATGTTGAGAGCAGACAGCTGATAAGACAGATAGACACAGCAAAGTCCGTTGTTCTTGGCATCAGGCTAACCACAGATGAGAAGTATCTGGTAGTGGCCACTACAAAAAATACACTGCTCATTTATGACAACCACAAGTCCTGCTTGTTATCGGAGGTGGAGGTGAAAGGGTCCAAGCACTGTGGCATCACTGGCGGAGTAGCGTTCATTAATGGTTTCACCTTGTCCAGCCACCATGCCTTAGCTTGGCTGGAGGCAAGCAAAGACGTCAATGTGATTGATTTGCTCTATGGCTGGCCATTGTATCAGTTCCATTGCTGGTACGAGGTAACCTGTGTCCAATGCTCCCCAGATGGAATGTATGCTTTCTGCGGACAGTATCTGAACACAACCACCATATTCCACCTTGGCAGTGGGGACAAGCTTGCTACAATGACTTCTGAATTCTCTGGTGGTTTTGTTAAGTCCATCCTGATTCTAGACACAATCCATCAAATGGTGATGATCGACAATGAGGGCAGTCTCTCCGTGTGGAACACCAAAGATATCACAAATCCCAAGCTGATGGAGGATTATGACTGCAGAGGAGATGAGAGTGAAGTGGTGGGCATAGAGCTTTCTGAGGATCAACGATCCATTCTTATCTGCAAAGCGAGAAGCATCGAGGTGCTGGACACCAAGATTTGGAAGATGGCAGAGAAGTTCAAGGCCAAGCGTAGCGAGAAGTTTGTGGCGGCCGTTCTCTCCAAGAACAGCCAAAGTATAATAGCTTCCATGGAGAACACATCATCCATATTTGTGTGGAGGAGAGACAGTGGACAGTGCATGGCCAGCTTGATAGAGATATCTGGAGCCATTGTGAAGCTGATCAAATCAACACACCATAACTTGCTGCTCTCTGTGGCTAGCAGCGGAGTGCTTTCCGTGTGGGACATTGACATTATAACAGCCATGTCGAACATTGATAAAACTGGGAAACCTATCCAAAGTCTGCAACTCTCTGGAAGAGAGGATTTTGTATACACCATGGATGGGTCAGAGGTCATCCACAAGTGGAACTACAGCACAGGTTTCATCGAGATGGTCTTCAAGCATGAAGGCCTTGTTGAAAACTGCGTCTTGACAACATCGGGCGACCTAATGGTGACATCCGATGATAAAAGCAGTCAGTACATCTGGCATACGACCACAGGTGAGAATATATTCCGTATCAATGGTCAGAGGATCTCACAGCTTCTCATCACACACAATGACCAGTTTGTAGTGTCCCTTTGCGAGCAGAACGCCTCCCGCGTTTGGAGGCTTGCGACTGGTCACAAGGTGTGCAACATCCTGGTAACACTCCAGCATGCCCTCATTACCACAGCAAACACATTCCTTGTGGGAACCAACAAGAATAAGCTGTTGGCTGTTAGCTTGTGGTCAGGCAGTGTATCCAAAAAGTTCATCTGCGATGATGGGATCACAATCGTTAACTTCAAGTTAATTCCTGACAGTCCAGATTATGTCGTCTTCATCACCTCCACAGAAACAGTTTTCATCTGGAGTGTTGCAGATGAGTCTGTGTGCAGACGTGTGCAGCTGCCTAGCAACTTTTTGAAGAACCTGGAGGATTTCCAAATATCACCAAATGGGAAATTGGGCATTGTGTCGAAAGGTGATGAGAACATTAATGTCCTAGACCTGCACAGTGGTAAACTGCGTCTAGTCCATGCTGCCGGCATAATATGGCGGCAAAAGCTCTCACGAGATGGACGCTACTTAGTGTACATCTGTTTCCGGAATTGCGACGAAGATGATGATGCAGGTGTGGTTTCAAGTCTGATTGTCATGAGACTGGCAGATGGTAAAAGCATCGGGACCTGCTCCCTCTACAAAACACCAACCTATCTGTGCCTATCACAGCGAGCACTTAACATCATTGTGGGATTTGAGGATGGCAGCATTGGCACCTACACAGTCGTAGACCGTGTGGATGCCGCTCTGAAAATCAAGATCGCCACCTCAAACAGTCGCCAAATAGTTAACAATGCCTCACAGAAAGTACGACCCAAGTGTAGCACCAATGCCTTCAAGACCATTGCCGACTGTGTGTGGAGAGAATCCACCGAGGTCTTTTCACGGGACAGTCCTATCAATGTGTCTGACAGTGGAGAACCAGAGACAACAACACCCACAAAGAAAACTGAACTGCTGCAATGA
- the LOC127168092 gene encoding NACHT and WD repeat domain-containing protein 2 isoform X4 yields the protein MILDAAVEAGLDTRILEEWYCRDENSVPPAYYLKPKAEMLKNYQNSMESSTVAKSKNDKAWRAVSEEIKRIFRTSVLQLQEKGTMKSCQAKKFLCSALEDELDFALGKQTPAFLKKCVCYIRKISNFDRFAKLPEMARYMDIVVSADRVMRNQEAYERLLKVRDEFIPMVVAASNLRVYSSVTHCDMKLGYSQEVESHYVEGLCKQFYEDMVDIIQATVQQNFDTETDPLYDEIIQHLSLCKTFSSFYVYKSEALDIVQEYLYPSKGGRITPLVVYGGPCTGKTLLLAEVAKQAYSWLQKEMGPETDPVVIVRFIGSTDFSTDLRTLLQSICEQIAINYRCLIHFLPNKIQEMRELLVNLLGESSFHRPLVIILDALEQLSDVDEARKLWWLPVHLPRTVRIVVSTLPNKHGILQKLRCLIHDEDAYVELMQRDRKACSQTLKQQLLSVKRKVTSGQQIYVNEAMAKCTLPMFVNLIYREVVHWRSHKDVDDKSLCSTVHESIEQLFYSIENKLGSRFVFRALGYITMARAGLTELELEDILSLDNSVLGDIMVSSNLKSPLRISYDFIARLKEELEGYLVERQVRNVTLMVWANRHLHLIAQKLYLSNEEDVHQMHSLLAEYFLGAWAGGRKKIFHCDNNHFASLNISHHRNPHHQQSLHGHDKASADKHSYDRQTPEQPWVFQCNLLEPDIFFVNHRKMTELTYHLTRSGRTDDLMYGVIMNFSWLYTMIKIGQFDKALSDIDLAYSYTQEKELKFLATTLRSIKLKVTKNPASLSAELQQRLLPVVTSLPKLRHLLLECDKDGPKYCSIVPLHSSMDVTYSPERLPLCTSYMQIVEILPTLAPNIVIVALEDGSVSTWDVESRQLIRQIDTAKSVVLGIRLTTDEKYLVVATTKNTLLIYDNHKSCLLSEVEVKGSKHCGITGGVAFINGFTLSSHHALAWLEASKDVNVIDLLYGWPLYQFHCWYEVTCVQCSPDGMYAFCGQYLNTTTIFHLGSGDKLATMTSEFSGGFVKSILILDTIHQMVMIDNEGSLSVWNTKDITNPKLMEDYDCRGDESEVVGIELSEDQRSILICKARSIEVLDTKIWKMAEKFKAKRSEKFVAAVLSKNSQSIIASMENTSSIFVWRRDSGQCMASLIEISGAIVKLIKSTHHNLLLSVASSGVLSVWDIDIITAMSNIDKTGKPIQSLQLSGREDFVYTMDGSEVIHKWNYSTGFIEMVFKHEGLVENCVLTTSGDLMVTSDDKSSQYIWHTTTGENIFRINGQRISQLLITHNDQFVVSLCEQNASRVWRLATGHKVCNILVTLQHALITTANTFLVGTNKNKLLAVSLWSGSVSKKFICDDGITIVNFKLIPDSPDYVVFITSTETVFIWSVADESVCRRVQLPSNFLKNLEDFQISPNGKLGIVSKGDENINVLDLHSGKLRLVHAAGIIWRQKLSRDGRYLVYICFRNCDEDDDAGVVSSLIVMRLADGKSIGTCSLYKTPTYLCLSQRALNIIVGFEDGSIGTYTVVDRVDAALKIKIATSNSRQIVNNASQKVRPKCSTNAFKTIADCVWRESTEVFSRDSPINVSDSGEPETTTPTKKTELLQ from the exons ATGATTTTGGATGCGGCGGTGGAGGCGGGACTAGACACACGGATCTTGGAGGAGTGGTATTGTCGGGATGAGAACTCGGTCCCCCCTGCGTACTACCTAAAACCAAAAGCTGAGATGCTGAAGAACTACCAGAACTCT ATGGAGTCAAGCACCGTAGCAAAATCAAAGAACGACAAGGCTTGGAGGGCAGTCTCAGAGGAAATCAAGAGGATCTTCAGAACCTCTGTTTTACAGCTGCAAGAGAAGGGGACCATGAAGAGCTGTCAGGCCAAGAAATTTCTTTGCTCGG CATTAGAGGATGAACTGGATTTCGCACTGGGCAAGCAGACCCCAGCCTTCCTCAAGAAATGTGTATGTTACATCCGGAAGATATCAAACTTTGACCGTTTCGCCAAACTCCCTGAGATGGCACGCTACATGGACATCGTGGTGAGCGCCGACCGTGTCATGAGAAACCAAGAAGCCTACGAGCGTCTTCTGAAGGTCAGAGACGAGTTCATTCCGATGGTGGTGGCGGCGTCCAATCTTCGAGTCTACTCGTCGGTCACTCACTGTGACATGAAACTTGGCTACTCGCAGGAAGTAGAGAGCCACTACGTCGAAGGTCTGTGTAAACAGTTTTATGAAGACATGGTGGATATCATCCAGGCCACGGTCCAACAGAACTTTGACACAGAGACAGATCCACTCTATGATGAAATTATACAGCACCTGTCGCTGTGCAAgactttttcatctttttacgTGTACAAGAGTGAAGCCTTGGACATAGTCCAGGAGTACCTGTACCCCTCCAAAGGTGGTCGAATAACTCCCCTAGTGGTgtatggaggaccctgcactgGAAAGACATTGTTACTTGCTGAAGTGGCAAAACAG gCTTATTCATGGCTACAAAAAGAGATGGGACCAGAAACAGACCCAGTTGTCATTGTCAGATTCATCGGCTCCACAGACTTCTCTACTGACCTCCGGACCCTGCTACAGAGCATCTGTGAGCAGATTGCCATCAACTATCGGTGCCTGATCCACTTCTTACCAAACAAGATCCAGGAGATGAGGGAGCTGCTGGTGAATTTGCTGGGGGAGTCATCATTTCACCGACCTCTTGTCATCATTCTGGATGCCTTGGAGCAGTTGTCAGATGTTGACGAGGCCCGAAAGCTGTGGTGGCTGCCTGTCCACCTGCCACGCACAGTCCGAATTGTAGTGTCCACCCTGCCTAACAAGCATGGGATACTCCAGAAATTGCGCTGCCTGATACACGACGAGGATGCCTATGTTGAGCTGATGCAAAGAGATCGCAAAGCTTGCAGCCAGACACTTAAACAGCAGCTTCTGAGTGTCAAAAGAAAGGTGACCTCTGGCCAACAGATCTATGTGAATGAGGCGATGGCGAAATGTACACTCCCCATGTTTGTCAACCTCATCTACCGGGAGGTAGTTCACTGGCGGTCGCACAAGGATGTGGACGACAAATCATTGTGTTCTACGGTGCACGAAAGCATTGAGCAGCTTTTCTACTCTATTGAAAACAAGCTTGGCTCACGCTTTGTCTTTCGGGCACTGGGCTACATCACAATGGCACGGGCAGGCCTGACAGAGCTGGAGCTAGAGGATATCTTATCTTTGGACAACAGTGTCCTTGGGGACATCATGGTGAGCTCTAATCTTAAAAGTCCGCTGCGTATTTCGTACGATTTCATAGCCAGGCTAAAAGAAGAACTCGAAGGTTATTTAGTGGAGCGTCAAGTCCGTAACGTAACACTAATGGTGTGGGCAAATCGCCATCTGCATCTTATAGCACAGAAGCTATACCTCAGTAATGAAGAAGATGTACATCAAATGCATAGCCTTTTGGCTGAGTACTTCCTTGGGGCATGGGCAGGAGGTAGAAAGAAGATATTCCACTGCGACAATAATCACTTCGCCTCACTGAATATCTCGCACCATCGAAACCCTCATCACCAGCAGAGCCTTCATGGCCATGACAAAGCTTCTGCTGACAAGCACTCTTATGACAGACAGACACCTGAACAACCCTGGGTGTTCCAGTGTAACTTGCTAGAGCCGGACATCTTCTTTGTCAACCACCGAAAGATGACGGAGCTCACGTACCACCTGACAAGGAGCGGCCGGACAGATGATCTCATGTATGGTGTCATCATGAACTTCAGCTGGCTCTACACTATGATAAAGATAGGGCAGTTTGACAAGGCCCTGTCAGACATTGACCTAGCTTACAGCTACACACAAGAAAAGGAGCTAAAGTTTCTCGCAACCACACTCCGCAGTATAAAGCTTAAAGTGACAAAGAATCCTGCATCGCTGTCTGCTGAACTACAGCAAAGGCTTCTTCCAGTTGTCACATCTCTTCCCAAGCTCAGACACCTCCTTCTTGAATGTGACAAGGATGGTCCCAAATACTGCTCCATTGTGCCACTGCACTCTTCAATGGATGTCACCTACAGTCCCGAGAGATTACCGCTCTGTACCAGCTACATGCAAATAGTGGAGATTCTACCTACGTTAGCTCCAAACATTGTCATTGTGGCCCTCGAAGATGGATCCGTCAGCACGTGGGATGTTGAGAGCAGACAGCTGATAAGACAGATAGACACAGCAAAGTCCGTTGTTCTTGGCATCAGGCTAACCACAGATGAGAAGTATCTGGTAGTGGCCACTACAAAAAATACACTGCTCATTTATGACAACCACAAGTCCTGCTTGTTATCGGAGGTGGAGGTGAAAGGGTCCAAGCACTGTGGCATCACTGGCGGAGTAGCGTTCATTAATGGTTTCACCTTGTCCAGCCACCATGCCTTAGCTTGGCTGGAGGCAAGCAAAGACGTCAATGTGATTGATTTGCTCTATGGCTGGCCATTGTATCAGTTCCATTGCTGGTACGAGGTAACCTGTGTCCAATGCTCCCCAGATGGAATGTATGCTTTCTGCGGACAGTATCTGAACACAACCACCATATTCCACCTTGGCAGTGGGGACAAGCTTGCTACAATGACTTCTGAATTCTCTGGTGGTTTTGTTAAGTCCATCCTGATTCTAGACACAATCCATCAAATGGTGATGATCGACAATGAGGGCAGTCTCTCCGTGTGGAACACCAAAGATATCACAAATCCCAAGCTGATGGAGGATTATGACTGCAGAGGAGATGAGAGTGAAGTGGTGGGCATAGAGCTTTCTGAGGATCAACGATCCATTCTTATCTGCAAAGCGAGAAGCATCGAGGTGCTGGACACCAAGATTTGGAAGATGGCAGAGAAGTTCAAGGCCAAGCGTAGCGAGAAGTTTGTGGCGGCCGTTCTCTCCAAGAACAGCCAAAGTATAATAGCTTCCATGGAGAACACATCATCCATATTTGTGTGGAGGAGAGACAGTGGACAGTGCATGGCCAGCTTGATAGAGATATCTGGAGCCATTGTGAAGCTGATCAAATCAACACACCATAACTTGCTGCTCTCTGTGGCTAGCAGCGGAGTGCTTTCCGTGTGGGACATTGACATTATAACAGCCATGTCGAACATTGATAAAACTGGGAAACCTATCCAAAGTCTGCAACTCTCTGGAAGAGAGGATTTTGTATACACCATGGATGGGTCAGAGGTCATCCACAAGTGGAACTACAGCACAGGTTTCATCGAGATGGTCTTCAAGCATGAAGGCCTTGTTGAAAACTGCGTCTTGACAACATCGGGCGACCTAATGGTGACATCCGATGATAAAAGCAGTCAGTACATCTGGCATACGACCACAGGTGAGAATATATTCCGTATCAATGGTCAGAGGATCTCACAGCTTCTCATCACACACAATGACCAGTTTGTAGTGTCCCTTTGCGAGCAGAACGCCTCCCGCGTTTGGAGGCTTGCGACTGGTCACAAGGTGTGCAACATCCTGGTAACACTCCAGCATGCCCTCATTACCACAGCAAACACATTCCTTGTGGGAACCAACAAGAATAAGCTGTTGGCTGTTAGCTTGTGGTCAGGCAGTGTATCCAAAAAGTTCATCTGCGATGATGGGATCACAATCGTTAACTTCAAGTTAATTCCTGACAGTCCAGATTATGTCGTCTTCATCACCTCCACAGAAACAGTTTTCATCTGGAGTGTTGCAGATGAGTCTGTGTGCAGACGTGTGCAGCTGCCTAGCAACTTTTTGAAGAACCTGGAGGATTTCCAAATATCACCAAATGGGAAATTGGGCATTGTGTCGAAAGGTGATGAGAACATTAATGTCCTAGACCTGCACAGTGGTAAACTGCGTCTAGTCCATGCTGCCGGCATAATATGGCGGCAAAAGCTCTCACGAGATGGACGCTACTTAGTGTACATCTGTTTCCGGAATTGCGACGAAGATGATGATGCAGGTGTGGTTTCAAGTCTGATTGTCATGAGACTGGCAGATGGTAAAAGCATCGGGACCTGCTCCCTCTACAAAACACCAACCTATCTGTGCCTATCACAGCGAGCACTTAACATCATTGTGGGATTTGAGGATGGCAGCATTGGCACCTACACAGTCGTAGACCGTGTGGATGCCGCTCTGAAAATCAAGATCGCCACCTCAAACAGTCGCCAAATAGTTAACAATGCCTCACAGAAAGTACGACCCAAGTGTAGCACCAATGCCTTCAAGACCATTGCCGACTGTGTGTGGAGAGAATCCACCGAGGTCTTTTCACGGGACAGTCCTATCAATGTGTCTGACAGTGGAGAACCAGAGACAACAACACCCACAAAGAAAACTGAACTGCTGCAATGA